tttgaacccaggatcttcttgctgcaaggcaacagcgttaaccactgcaccactgtgcagccctttgccatttacaaaacaattGTTTGAAGTAAATTTACATTCACTGCAGCTCTGCCCAAAAGCATCAACTAATCGTTCTAAAATGATTTacaaaaaaaatacatattttcagaaaaggcacttgagccttttttTCCCCCGGCAATGAATTGTGAGTACTACCCGTCACTCCTCCttaaaccgtcaccttatcgtggtggaggagtttgagtgccctaatgatcctaggggcgatgttgtctggggcactttgtgcccctggtagggtctcccatgacaaattggtcttaggtgaagggtgagacaaagaacggttcacaggatctttcatggatgtaaattcaaagagtcggagtacccggcccgtagggttaccggggtcccaccctggagccaggcctggggttggggcccgtgagcgagtgcctggtggccaggcttttatTCATGGGggctggccgggcccagcccgaaccggatacgtgggctcatccaactgtggacccaccacccgcaggaggaacatgaagggtccggtgcaatgtggactgggtggcagaccaaggcgggagccttggcggtccgatctccGGACAAGAAAacaggtttttgggacatggaatgtcacctcactggtggggaaggagcaggagcttgtggcagaggttgagcagtaccggctagatatagtcggactcacctcgacacatagcattggctctggaacccaagtccttgagagggtttggacactctcctttgctggagttgctccaggtgagaggcggaggactggggttggctttttgttagcccaagactctctgcctgtgtgttggggtttaccccgggggacgagagggtagcttccctgcgccttcgggtccgggaacgggtcctgactgttgtttgtgcttatgggccaaatatcagttcagagtacccaccctttttggagcccctgggacgagtgcttgatagtgctccatcaagggactccattgtcctgctgggggacttcaatgctcacgtgggcaatgaaagCTTGACCAGgaagggtgtgattgggaggaacggcccgcctgatctgaactcaagtggtgtttcgttattggacttctgtgcaagccgcagtttggccataacgaacaccatgttcgaacataaggatgcccatcggtacacttggtaccagggcaaccTAGGTcgcggtcgatgatagactttgtagtcgtatcatctgatctgcggctgtatgttttggacacccgagtgaagagaggagcggagctgtcaactgatcaccacctggtggtgagttggatcagatggcaggggaagatgccgcgtagatttggcagacccaaacgcatagtgagggtctgctgggaacacctggcagaataACCTGTTAacacagtcttcaactcccacctccggcagagctttgaccgcgtcccgagagcagtgggggacatttactccaagtgggccttgttccactctgcaattgttgaggcagctgttgctagctgtggtcgcaaggtggccggtgccagtcgtggtggcaacccccgtacccgctggtggacaccagagcttcagggagccgtcaggctgaaggaggaggcctacaggtcgtggctggtctgtgggtatccggaggcagcagacaagtactggatagccaagcggggtgcagcagtggcagttgccgaggcaaaatctcgggcatgggaggagtttggtgaggccatggagaaagactatcgattggctccaaagaggttctggcaaactgtccgccgcctcaggagaggaaggcagcaactcgctcacactgtttacagtggggatggggagctgctgacgtcaactggggctatagtcggacggtggaaggaatactttgaggagctcctcaatcccacctatgcacattccgaggaggaaccagagccgggagacctggggatggactgtccaatctcgggggcagaagttgctgaggtagtcaaacaactacacagcggcggagtccCGGGGGCGgaagaggttcgtcctgggtatctcaaggctatggatgttgtagggctgtcgtggttgacacgtctctgcaacattgcgtggtcatcggggacagttcctgtggagtggcagaccggggtggtggtccccatctttaagaagggtgacctgagggtgtgttccaactatagggggatcacactcctcagcctccctggaaaggtctactccaaggtactggagaggaaggtccgatcgatagttgaatctcagattgaggaggagcaatgtggttttcgtcctggccgtggaactgtggaccagctctatacccttgcaagggtgatggaggggtcatgggagtttgCCTAACCAATCcactgtgttttgtggatttggagaaggcttatgaccgtgtccccaggggcaccctgtgggggacgctccaggagtatgaggtgggtggatttctgttaagggccattcagtccctttaccagaggagcgtgagtttggtccgcatagccggtagtaagtcggaccagttcccagtgagggttggactccgccagggctgccctttgtcacgagttcttttcattacctttatggacagaatttctaggcgcagccgtggtgtggagtgtgtagagtttggtggcaggagaatctcatctctgctttttgcggatgatgtggtccccctatcttcatccagctctgaccttcagttcttgctgggtaggctcgcggccgagtgtgaagcagctgggatgaggatcagcacctccaaatctgagaccatggttctcgtccggaaaagggtggcttgccaactccgggtcgggggagaggtcctacctcaagtggaggagtttaagtatctcggggtcttgttcacgagtgagggtaggaggaatcgggagatcgacaggcggattggttcagcatctgcagtgatgtggacgctgagccgatctgtcgtggtgaagagggagctgagccagaaagccaggctctcaatttaccgatcgatctacgtCCTAATCCTCacatatggtcatgagctttgggtaatgaccgaaagaacgagattgcggattcaagaggccgaaatgagtttcctccgtagggtggccgggctcagccttagagatagggtgaggagcttgagcattcgggagggactcggagtagaaccgctgctcctctggatcgaaaggagccagttgaagtggtttgggcatctggtcaggatgcctcctgaacgcctccccggggaggtgtttcgggcatgtcctgccggcaggaggcccccaggtcgacccaggacacgttggagaggttacatctccaatctggtctgggaatgccttggggtcctgccggaggagctggtggagaaggccggggagaggacggtctggagctccctattgggatgctgcccccgcgacccggacccggataagcggaggaagacgacgacggccCTTCTtctaagtctgcatcgatgcagactgcagatcaagggtgcaaaagggtgcGTGATCAACTTCTGAACTTAAGAATCGGGTGCAATGTGgtagtgcaagtattgggattgggcccatgagtggcagcagacagcaggatttggggttttatttcctaatatttgaatatctcacctctgattgactaacagcaaagcaactctaccactgattcagtTTGCTTTGAAACGTTAATGTTTTATATCCTCAAATACAAACTGGAGGAGTTCTGCATGTGGttgagtttctaatgctaacaggTAGCTTATGCTTGCCGAGATGTtcaatgctgtttcctggacgctaaaacaacaacagccttccccgtcgtgagccaaaatgggtgagtccaagttACCAGCTGACGTAGAGctatcaggcttttcaaatcctacagtttcaccatctgttttctatcacaaGCAAATGCAAGAcaaaagtgtaggagactattttcatgttcagccagtatGAAAAACTCATGACtaattttaatcagaaataataattaaactgGTTTtaaagtgatccacacctttaaatgaaaGAATAATCAAATGTGTTATAGAAGCCATATCGGCTGAGACAAATCTTTCACGTGTGGTACCAAATGCTGCTTTGCAGCTCCTACGTCAAGGAAATGAAATGACTCATAACTCATGATTAAAccgtcatttaaaaaaaatcattgatACATTTGCCAACTACACACTCCTCAGTATGTTATTTCATTGTAAAACTATTCTCAGGTTCTCCAGGACTCAAAGTAATTCCTCAGGACTGATTTAAACTCAGATGGATTATTTTTTACAAGTAGTCATGGCTCAAATGTGAAATAAActacattttaaaaatgttttattgcaaGTTTTACATCAGATTAAGAAAAGATGGACCTTTAGATGTTAGTGAATattttgttaattttaaaattttgATTGCCTTTGATATAAACTTTTTCTATTTTATTAAAATTGTTTATGTTTTCCCTTTTATTCTGTTGTATTGTGAAGCACTGCTACTTTCTgtaaaacgtttttattttttggtaatgaactgtgaattggaatgtttattatgtgaagtgccttgagacgactcttgtcgtgatttggcgctatataaataaatttgaattgaattgaatttaatagtCAAATCATCAAAAACAATTTTTACTGTTTTCATATTCTAACaaaatttttaatacattttaaagaTTAAAAAATTAGAAAAGAAATAAAGGTAATTTTCTTTTCCAGTAATGAATAATAAActtttttcatgaaaattttttattaaatatttgCTCATTCGTGAAATTCTTTAGAACAAAACTATTTTGTCtaggaaaaacatttaaaaaaaatgcatgtttaatatttttaaattaatGTTTTCAGGTggcaggattttatttattttatttacaaactaaaaaataaacaattacgCTCCTGCTCGGTAGGTGGCGGTGTGCGTGTTTTTCAACCAGAGAAGAAGAATCACGGAAGCACATGGCGTCAACATTACTGTGACTGAACATATTTCTTAACTTTTGTTTGAATTGATTGATTTGAGCCTTTTTGCGTTTGTTTTTAAAGTAGTTGAAGAACTCGGGTTGCTGCAGTCATGGTTCGAGCtacaaggtgggtttagttaaaGCGATTACTGGTTAATTTACCTCCTAGCCTTTAATAACTGGATGAAAGTAatattttgtacgttcttgctatgtttgtcttcaaattccatttttggttcttttttaaacacaaataaaggTTTCCTTTAGATTTGAACCCAGGTTTTCTTTGGAAAAACTTtatatgtgttttaaaaagaaccaaaaatggaatttggatgaaagtaaatacaaaacaaaaacaacgtcAAATAAAAGGCTGCAAATGCACCCGATGGTGACTTTTTTTCTTTACAGGAGGAAACAAACCCGAAGGCCTCAGACGAAGCAACAATATGACGACGATGACCCTGAAGCCTACAGAAAAATGCCTGTTCCTGATAAGGTAACTAATAAATATAGAATTATTTCatctacttaaagagcaagtcacccccaaataaacttttttttgctgataaactaaataaacgagtgtctaatcgtgctgcagacacgtgtcgtcaataatttggcacttcagtgcatcttagttaaaatttaaatattctgcctaaaactggcagtgttgtgccgttgtcaggtaaaaactctgcactgtattttaatttaaatctgccaccgctattggctaagaagtatgctatgatgtaaactggtacattatgatgtcacaatgctgtcgtgagcctgagtgtgtgtgtatttgttagcggctccgccctctcggtctgccaggcaacagcatgtgttgcatttttcaaacatgaagcaggagtggagttagactctggtaggggttgacttgctctttaaaatggtTCTTAATTTTGAATGAAAAGACAAACCATTGATCTAAAAAAGAATAATGGACCAAAACGTTTTGTTTATTCAATTACGCTTTTTATGAAAGGAATAACAGTGCAAATGTGAAGTTTTCCTCCCAGTTCTGCACTTAAAATGCTTTTTCCAGGTATGATTATTCTCCAGATCAAGTTTTCAGTGTCTTCTCTCTTTTACAGAAGTCTTTAGAGTTCATAAAAGACAAAATCGATGAGTTTCACGATGAGAAAATAGCTGTAAGTTCTCCTATTTTAATCCTTGAGAACAATGTGGTTGTTTTGTGTATTGAATATTTTCTTCTGTGGTGTCACAGAAACTTCTCGCCCGTGGCGTTCAAATGGAGAGTGACGAAGAGGAGCTGGATGATGAGGTATTTTGGTTTCTGTTTATTTAGGgttaaaattaaaatgtttttagaaGAAACAGAAGTTTTGTCTAAATTTCCCAGGAGGAGGTGATGGCTCTTGATGATTCAGAaacagaagaagaggaggaggaaaacaAGGATGATGGGACAGATATGGAGAGTGacctggaggaaaaaaaggaagaAGGCGAGTCCACGGTTGTTTTTAAGCTTGCTTTAATCACTGATATTATTTAATTTTGTCTTGTCATCCTCAGATCTTCCCAATGAGATGGCGTGGGGCACCAGAAAGAAAATGTTCTACGACTCTGATTACGTTGCTACCAGTACGCATCTTTTACCTCTGTTCGTTGGGTTTGCTTTAATCCCACGCAGGACTGATATTTACACACCCAACCTTTTATTCCTGCCATCACAGAAGGGAAACCACGGGAAGAGTtggaggtggaggagcaggaggaagaagaagaggcgaTAAGTATCCAGAAACGTTTGGCAGCGACTCTGAGCGAGGAAGATTATGATTTGAGCTTTTTTcaggtatttttttatttaatttgttttgttTGCTTACAGTAAAGTATAACATAATAACTGATTCTTTTCAATCTGGTCACCTTTTGAAGGAGTTTGCTGCGAAGGACAAGGATGAAAGCAAGCCGGTGGAAAAGCAGGAGAGGATTGTGAAAGACTTAAAGCAGATGTCTCAGAAGGAGAAAATGAAGCTTTTAAAAAAGGAATCCCCAGAGCTGCTTGAACTCATTCAGGACTTCAGGGCAAAGGTCAGACAGGAACACTGACAGCGCAGCTGTACAAGTCATGAACTTTTAGACGGTGACATGTTGTTTTGTGTGACTTGTGCAGCTCACTGAACTGAAGGATGAGCTGAAACCCCTCCTGCAGATGGTCAGAGATGGACAGATCCCACCAGGGAAGGTGAGAGGAGGAAGCTCTTAAATGATCATTTTACAGCAAGTTTTATTCGTGGAAAATCACCAACGAGAAGATTATTGTGTGtctgcgccaaacagcgagcagcAAGTTGGTAAAAACGAGCAGCTCGTGGTTAACATTTTTTATGAGCTCCTGTTCAACTGGGATCGTTCCTCTGAGGTGTTTACGCTCTACTGGAATCACGGGTTCGTCTCAGAGAGCTGTCTCATCTGGTCTGAGTGGACAGGAGTGCGATCTGTCCACAGATGAGACGGGGTGGGCATGATGTGGATTTTTAATCTGGGGAATAAGCTGACTGAAGCCTGTTAAGTTTGATTTAACAGATTTGGGTAATAGTGTTCTGATAGTGATGTGCAGCACCGACCAACGTTggtcatttttaacatatcgtAAGCTGGGCGTATATTAACAACTGatgtttgtgtatctgtttcaggAAGGTGTAGGTCGAGTGGTATTTGTCTGGTCAGGTGACATCAATCATCTCAACAGCAATAATAGTATTTGATACCAGTGCACCCCTACTCCTCAGGTTACAGGAGGTGTTTTTGGGACGATGTTTTTGTGTAAAAGTGATAAATAgttactagagttaaagaaacaTTGTTTTAAAGGCCCAGCTTTAGTCATCAGACTGATACAGATGTGTAAAATACGATAAACAGCCGATAAGTGTTGATGCAGAAATGTCGTGCATCTGATTTCACCTGCTGTAAATGGCTGAACAGAGTCAGTTGGGAGAAATGGAGGTTGTATTCTACAGGACTCATGAGGTAAAACGGTTTCTTAGGGCCTCATGAGACTTCACCGGCTACAAAATGTAGCAGATCCGGAGCACCCAGGTCAAATCTGGCTGGAACTCACTGTGTCGTATCAGACAACCTCAGTGTAAAATAAAATCCATATTCTTTAATGACAGAAATGTTTTAAGGTGGCAGCAATATGGCTGTGTTTGTCCTGCTGAACATAAACGATTTCTCCACATAGAGGCCCTCCAGGAAAGTAACAACAGGTCAGATAGTAATTTGTTACTTTTAAAcagacagaaacacacttcagaaTGGCTGAAAGTTCCGTGTGTGAGCTCGGTGGTGTGTGCTATGAGGTCACTTCCTGGTGTGAAACAAAAAAGCTTTTCTCTTTTCCCAGGGTGCTGAATATCTCAAAACAAAGCAGCAGCTCTATCTCAAGTAAGTCGTGTAACTAAATTTAGATCGCGCGTCCCTGTCATGGTGATGGTTGATTGTCTCCTGCTGCAGTTACTGCACCAACATCAGCTTCTACCTGGTGCTGAAAGCGAAACGAATCCCTGCACACAACCACCCTGTGATCGAACGACTGCTCACGTACAGAAACGTAAGACGTTTTTATTAGATGTCAACCGGAATTAAAACTCAGAATTTAAAAACTGTTTTATTGATGGCTTGATGTGTGCCTGCAGCTCATCAATGAACTCGGTGCGGTAGATGCTCGGTTAGCTCCGGAGTTTCGTAAACTGTTGGCAGGTGATGAGAAAGATCAAACCGCTGTTAAGCCGGCCGAGGGAAAGAAGACCAACAGCTCCAGTAAAAAGGAAAATGTGAGTTTTACCAGAGTGTTAACGAACGATCCTGAACGACATCAGGCTGAAGCTGTAATTATTTTAAACGTAAATGACATCGTGCTCTCAATGGTGCAGGATTCTGGAGAAactctgcctgaagccgaggactCCGACTCAGACCTGGACGAGGAAGCTGCTTTACGTTTCTACAAAGAAGTGGAGGAGCAAGTGAAACTAAAGAGGAAGAGCAAAAACCCAGAAGCAGAGGAGTACGTTTGATTAAAGCTTTTAGCTGTGATTAAATGAAACACGGATCTAACACGGTTGCTATCTGCTGTAGGCTGGAAGTGTCGGCTGAGGAGACGGATCCAGATAGCAAGAGAGGAATCACGTATCAGGTGTGGAGTGGCAGcgatgttgtaccggtctgtcgtggtgaagggagAGCTTTATTTT
This sequence is a window from Nothobranchius furzeri strain GRZ-AD chromosome 3, NfurGRZ-RIMD1, whole genome shotgun sequence. Protein-coding genes within it:
- the utp3 gene encoding something about silencing protein 10, whose amino-acid sequence is MVRATRRKQTRRPQTKQQYDDDDPEAYRKMPVPDKKSLEFIKDKIDEFHDEKIAKLLARGVQMESDEEELDDEEEVMALDDSETEEEEEENKDDGTDMESDLEEKKEEDLPNEMAWGTRKKMFYDSDYVATKGKPREELEVEEQEEEEEAISIQKRLAATLSEEDYDLSFFQEFAAKDKDESKPVEKQERIVKDLKQMSQKEKMKLLKKESPELLELIQDFRAKLTELKDELKPLLQMVRDGQIPPGKGAEYLKTKQQLYLNYCTNISFYLVLKAKRIPAHNHPVIERLLTYRNLINELGAVDARLAPEFRKLLAGDEKDQTAVKPAEGKKTNSSSKKENDSGETLPEAEDSDSDLDEEAALRFYKEVEEQVKLKRKSKNPEAEELEVSAEETDPDSKRGITYQMAKNKGLTPKRKKIDRNPRVKHREKFRRAKIRRKGQVRDVRREETRYSGEASGIRAGVKKSVKLK